The Lutra lutra chromosome 10, mLutLut1.2, whole genome shotgun sequence genome contains a region encoding:
- the C10H11orf80 gene encoding type 2 DNA topoisomerase 6 subunit B-like isoform X6, translating to MIFEVDEKPRTLMTDSLVIKNFLHKIVMVHPKIKFNFSVKVDGVLSVEVFGTKNEPTLNLSNGIALVISYQHYVSKPKFATAELLCSRIHPVLGHPVMLFIPDDMAGMGLLGELILTPAAALCPCPKVFPNQLNRISSVSIFLYGPSGLPLILPGQEQPTTTVFKDTSYFIDWKKYHLCMVPSLDLNLDRDLVLPDVSYQVESSVGDQSQNMDSQGQTLLLFLFVDFHSGFPVQQPELWRVHTLLTTHLSAILMENHSVVQDSIQVAMDQALEQHHQATKDHQKFQASLSVAVNSIMSIVTGSTSNSFRKICLQALQAVDTQEFGTKLHKSFHDITRHRSLPYCSCETKQQLLPEENAENTKDAHENSLELLAGTSGQVENSLRQGIEETRAFHSARGPSQSEAAACRTKPAAASLTPSGSRASPGGDLEDSLWQREVSNLSEWLNPGPEP from the exons GTTGATGAAAAGCCCAGAACTCTGATGACAGATAGTCTGGTGATAAAgaattttttacataaaattgtcATGGTACACCCTAAG ATTAAGTTTAATTTCAGTGTAAAGGTGGATGGAGTCCTTTCTGTGGAAGTCTTTGG gACAAAGAATGAACCCACTTTGAACCTGTCGAATGGAATTGCTCTTGTTATAAGCTATCAGCATTATGTGAG TAAACCAAAATTTGCTACAGCTGAATTACTCTGCAGCAGAATCCATCCTGTCCTAGGACATCCAGTAATGCTTTTCATCCCTGATGACATGGCTGGCATGGGCTTGCTGGGAGAGCTGATACTGACTCCAGCTGCTGCTCTGTGTCCCTGCCCAAAGGTCTTTCCCAACCAGCTGAATAGGATTTCTTCGGTTTCC atatttctatatgGACCATCAGGTCTGCCTCTGATATTGCCAGgtcaggagcagccaactactaCTGTCTTCAAAGATACCTCTTATTTCATTGATTGGAAGAAATACCACTTGTGTATGGTGCCCAGTTTGGATCTCAACTTGGATAGAG ATTTGGTGCTTCCAGATGTGAGTTATCAGGTGGAATCCAGTGTGGGAGATCAGTCTCAGAATATGGACTCCCAGGGACAAACgctgctgctttttctctttgtggATTTTCACAGTGGATTTCCAGTCCAGCAACCAGAACTGTGGA GAGTCCACACTTTGCTCACCACTCATCTCAGTGCCATCCTCATGGAGAACCACAGCGTAGTGCAAGATTCCATCCAGGTTGCCATGGACCAGGCCTTGGAACAGCATCACCAGGCTACCAAG GATCATCAGAAATTTCAGGCCTCACTCTCAGTGGCTGTGAATTCCATCATGAGTATCGTGACTGGAAGCACCAGCAACAGCTTCCGAAAGATCTGTCTCCAGGCCCTTCAA GCAGTTGACACTCAAGAATTTGGGACCAAACTGCACAAATCATTTCATGACATCACCCGGCACCGATCTCTTCCCTACTGCTCATGTGAGACAAAGCAG CAGCTGCTCCCAGAGGAAAATGCGGAGAACACAAAGGACGCACATGAGAACAGCCTGGAACTCCTTGCAG GGACCAGCGGGCAAGTGGAAAACAGTCTCCGGCAGGGCATAGAGGAGACACGGGCCTTCCACTCTGCGAGGGGCCCGAGCCAGTCAGAGGCCGCCGCGTGCCGCACGAAGCCCGCAGCGGCCTCCCTGACGCCTAGCGGGAGCAGGGCGAGCCCCGGGGGCGACCTGGAG GACTCGCTTTGGCAGCGGGAGGTCTCCAATCTGTCTGAGTGGCTGAATCCCGGCCCTGAGCCCTAA